A section of the Humulus lupulus chromosome 2, drHumLupu1.1, whole genome shotgun sequence genome encodes:
- the LOC133819416 gene encoding uncharacterized protein LOC133819416 — MNSNYGKNFDFDLGLGSSRPKSLNDKKNINNPSYSSSSSSSYSSYSSAQSKPAWQPNKPSWTHQPSASQVTRPGLPNGPTSMVGDILGKSWTSSTPSTGSSVAGIGIVDKNPNLFGDLVGSALGQGKSSNGTNVPLKKSATVSSKSSLSMGNMADSLPKTNPNSVKTGLNWGPSGNISSNTNVYNNRTPNVGGPPLQNIGGGGVGVGGGMSSNSKDPFGSLLKFAPRPSGDLNSKKDNTKVNTSDNIFGNFQNATKSESNPSTNNTFQPGLNMDDFVKLPTQNSTQSPVSDPLDVLFPTTKVNSTEGFGQSTSNGSQQASEMDSWGFEPNFGDDGGSTTELDGLPPPPAGVNSSMAKNKGMDNYKQGQYADAIKWLSWAIILLEKAGDNATAWEVLSSRASCYKEVGEYKKAVADCTKVLEQDGANVSVLVQRALLYESMEKYRLGAEDLRAVLKIDPSNRVARSTVHRLTKLAD, encoded by the exons ATGAATTCGAATTATGGAAAGAACTTCGATTTCGATCTGGGGTTGGGATCTTCGAGACCCAAATCCCTCAACGACAAGAAGAACATTAACAACCCTtcgtattcttcttcttcttcttcttcttattcgtCGTATTCTTCTGCGCAATCGAAACCGGCATGGCAACCCAACAAGCCCTCGTGGACCCACCAGCCGTCAGCGAGTCAGGTGACCAGACCTGGATTGCCAAACGGACCCACTTCCATGGTGGGTGATATACTTGGCAAGAGTTGGACTTCATCCACTCCTTCTACTGGTTCGTCTGTGGCGGGAATTGGAATTGTCGATAAAAACCCTAATTTGTTTGGGGATTTGGTCGGTTCAGCTTTGGGGCAGGGCAAGAGTAGTAATGGTACCAATGTTCCTTTGAAGAAATCGGCGACTGTATCTAGCAAGAGCTCATTATCAATGGGAAATATGGCTGATTCGCTTCCGAAAACTAACCCTAATTCGGTGAAAACTGGTTTGAATTGGGGACCTTCAGGGAATATTAGCAGCAATACCAATGTTTACAACAATCGGACTCCGAATGTCGGCGGTCCTCCGTTGCAAAATATCGGTGGTGGAGGCGTTGGTGTTGGTGGCGGGATGAGCTCAAACTCAAAGGACCCATTTGGTTCTTTGCTTAAATTTGCTCCAAGGCCATCTGGTGATCTTAATTCGAAGAAGGACAATACTAAGGTTAATACTAGTGATAATATTTTTGGGAATTTCCAGAATGCTACGAAATCAGAATCGAATCCAAGTACCAACAACACATTTCAGCCTGGTTTGAATATGGATGATTTTGTGAAGCTCCCAACTCAGAATTCAACGCAATCACCTGTTAGTGATCCTCTTGACGTGTTATTTCCCACGACCAAGGTAAATTCAACTGAAGGCTTTGGCCAATCTACTTCAAATGGATCCCAGCAAGCTTCGGAGATGGATAGTTGGGGATTCGAACCCAATTTCGGAGATGATGGAGGTTCCACCACCGAACTTGATGGGCTTCCGCCTCCTCCTGCTGGCGTAAACTCATCAATGGCGAAGAACAAAGGAATGGATAACTACAAGCAAGGACAGTATGCTGATGCCATTAAGTGGCTTTCTTGGGCAATCATTCTTCTTGAAAAAGCAGGTGATAATGCTACCGCATGGGAGGTCTTATCCAGCAGAGCTTCATGTTACAAAGAAGTAGGGGAGTATAAGAAAGCTGTGGCAGACTGTACAAAG GTGCTGGAACAAGATGGTGCAAATGTATCTGTTCTTGTACAGCGTGCACTCTTATATGAAAGCATGGAAAAATACAGACTTGGGGCAGAAGATCTGAGGGCTGTTCTCAAGATTGATCCTAGTAACAGGGTTGCAAGAAGCACCGTTCACCGCTTGACCAAGTTAGCAGactag